The Lacerta agilis isolate rLacAgi1 chromosome 14, rLacAgi1.pri, whole genome shotgun sequence sequence CTAATGCACATGGAAGTCCAGGGAGTCCCATTCACAAACATTATAATATTTTGCTACTACCACATTTCTCCTGGGCAAACATTCAAAATTCCACAGGAACTGGACTACCAGCCTCAAAAGTcagcaatgggggaggggggcacacatGGAAATATAACAGGTTActgtgtttcatttatttcacaGTCCTAAATattttctcttgcttttttgTTATTAACTATATAACTTTCCAATGTcggcgtccccccccccccccaccttcctaaTAAGTCTGATTTATTTGGTCTTTTTAAATTGGTTCTCCAATTATCTGGCATGGAAAAGTGAGAATAGTTTGCGTCCAATAGAGCTTGTGTTCAATAATGAGAATAATCATGCTCCATTTACTTCCATTTGGTTGTGAGGTGATTTGGGAGTGGCTATCTTTTTTCCCCACTTGCAAAGTACATAGAGCTGCAGGAGGGATTTGGAAGCGTGACAATCTTTCCCACTTCATGATTTAGCTGTATGTGCTTTTCAGTGATCATGTTAAttctactacagtcgtaccttggttgacaaaTACCTTAgcagtcgaatgttttggctcccaaatgccacaaacccagaagttagTGTTCCAGTTCGTGGATGTTCTTTCAGAAGCTGAAGGTCCGGCAGGGAATCTGCAGTTtccaattgactgcaggaagctggTGATGAGAAGTGACCAAAATGGGTGCCACCCACAGCACTTGCTAAGAAATGTAAGTATACACAAAAGCCTTTAAAGTTTGGGACCCATGCATTATtattccctctccttctccctctctctctctctctctctctctctctctctctctctctctctggaaaatGATACAGATTGGTCCCAgagaaataagcaaacaaatggaAAGTGGCAACAGGAGCAAAGAAGAGGAAGTGAGTCAATTCAGAGGGGTGGCGACTACTGAGAGCATCTTACTCAAGGGTCCCCTAAAACCCAGAATCTGTGCTATCCCTAGATGGATACAACATCTGAATATTGACAGAATCAATTTATTGATTCAGTGGTACAGCCTAAGAATCCAGTGTTTTCTGTTGGAGATTAATTCCCCAtgtctacagtcatgggattattatctatcacatgacggtgtatgttttcagtccacagtgggaagtgacgaagacagaatgtttgtgttactgtgttccatgaagtgggactgttgtcttTTGTCCTtgctctttgctgtctgatgctagagggagagggagccatgttgcagtgctccctgtgtgtttatatgtatataaaagTAGATTAgacaaaatgctgagttgctgagttctgttacacaaCTGTGCAAACTCTGCAAGTGTGCTAATGTGTTTTGGCattagtccatagctgtcaaccttccctttttccaggaaattcccctatcagtactatatatagactatagtactgataggggaatttcccaggGGAAACGGGGAAGGTTCACAGCTATGCattagtcactgtgatgttcaggcaaaagaaagcttttgaagatcCTGAACgattgcccaggagggagggaacgtgccagttgggcatgtgtctctgccagggtcctactcatgtGCAGGAAATCCTGACATCTTCCTCAGAATTCTCATCACTGCCTCACAGAAGAAATGGTCAATACGGTTGGACTTGCAGAAGGGCACATGAAAGGTGTACACTGTGAGGACCACTGATTGGAGGAAACCGCAGACCCATGAAGCAACCGCCATCTCTCTCATGCTCTCTGCCCCATCACCAGCATGTAGTTTGGGGGGTTGCAGATAGCCACATAGCGGTCATAGGTCATGGCAGCCAGAAGAAAGCATTCAGTCACATCAAAGGCGAAAAGGGCATAGTTCTGGGTAGCACAGGCCAGAAGCGAGATTGACTGGGTTTGACTCAAGAAATGGACTAGCAGCTGTGGAACCGTGCTAGAGATGTAGCAAATGTCAATGGCTGCAAGGTTCCGGAGGAAATAGTACATGGGTGTGGCCAACCGGGAGTCAATGCTAGTGATGCCAATGATGAGGCTGTTCCCTGATAGTGTGACCACATAGATGGTCAGAAAAAGTATGAAGAGAAGGATCTGACTATGTGAGACACTTGAGAATCCCAGTAGGATGAAATCCTTAAAAACTGTTCCATTTCCCATGTCTGACATGACTCCAGTGCTATTGGGAAGAGGAGAGAATTTCATTTATTGGTTTATATTCTTGTTAAAATATCAACAAAAACATCAGATCACCATAACCTTTGCAAACACTGCACTCAAGTACAATTTTGAATGGTTGACAAAGTACATAATATGGATAATTACaacaagggtttgtttgtttttgcattgtccATTTGGAGACATTTTGAGGATTAGAATTTATACTGTAAACTCGTGCCTTTCAAAAGAGAAAGAATATTATGGTGACTCATTAGCACTTCTTCTAAAACTACATTGGAGAAAAGCCAGTGTTGTAGAGTGGTTACAGCAGACCACCATGACCTGGTTCCATGAAGAGgattgggactgcaattcccatctgccccagccaacacagtgctccaattggagaggGTTTAGAGCATGATGCTTAGGCTGCGGATACCTGGATTTAAATTTGCACTCAATCCTAAAGTTCAGCAGGGGGACCtcacagaacaaaggaaaaaagCTGCATGGGTGATTTGTATAGCTGATTGGGAACTGTTACACTTTTCCTAAGTGCCTGGAAGTCTGCACCTTTTTTTCTTCTAGCGACTAGTGGCTTCCCATATGCTGTTATCTAAGTGTGACACTTACCCCAAGTCACACAGCAGCTCATGAAACTGCATAAATGGAAGGCCAGTTCTTGGAGGGAAATGGTTAAGACAAAAGTTATTGGCTTCTCTCAATCAGTTCTAATCAGACTCCATGGAAAGTATTAATATGACTAAGTGAAGTCCAATAATTTCTATGGTTCTGCTCTGAGCAGAACTGCATCTAACTGATTCAGCACATGAAGAAGACCAGAAAATATGGTGGGACACAACCAACCCAATCTTCCCTGTGCTTTCAATCCTTGGGAGTTGCAATTATGCCACCCCACCCTGGGCAAACCTGGGGACCATCACCATACCTCAATTCTATTCCTGAATTTGTTCTGGGGCATAATTTATGTTTAATCATGGTTTAAAAAACACCAATTCTAATTATACACCCCCTAACATTCACAGTGAAAGGAAAGATCCCAGTGGACCCAGGGTTTTGCAGACATGGATACTTGAACTACCTGATAAACTTAATGACAGTAGAAGAGTCAAATCACTAATTTGAAGAAGAAATTGCCAGTTTCTTCCAAATTCGTCTTAGGGCTCTGTGAACTTCTTGGTTTCTCAAGCTGTAGATGAGAGGATTGACCAAAGGAGTCAAGATGGTATAGAAAATGGAGAAGACTTTATTCAGACCTCTTAGAGTCGGGGAGTCTGGCAACATGTAGACAATGATTAAAGTGCCATAAAATATGCAGACCACAATTAGATGAGAGGAGCACGTAGAGAAGGCCTTTTTCCTTCCAGTGGTGGATGGGATCCTTAGGATGGTAGCAATGATGCATACATAGGATGTGAGAGTCAATAAGAATGGAGCAAcagtaaaaatgaaattaaagaaaAAGGTAGTGATTTCAACCATGCTTGTGTCACTACAGGACAGTTTTACAATTGGGATGAAGTCACAAAAGTAATGATCTATGACATTGGGACCACAGAAGGATAGCTGAGCCATCATGATGATAACAATGAAGTTAGCCAGCAAAGAATTAATCCATGTCGCAGCCATGAGCTGAACACAGAACCTTCCATGCATAATGGTGCTGTAGTGTAAAGGTCTACAGATAGCCAGATAGCGGTCATAGGACATTGCTGCCAGGAGATAGGTTTCTATACCAGCACACGaaccaaagaaataaaattggGCTGTGCACCCACAAACAGAAATGGTTCTCTCTCCAGTTATCAAATTGGCCAACATTTTGGGTAAGATAATCAAGCTGTAGCAAGTCTCCATGCCGGATAAATTTcccaggaagaagtacatgggagtgTGAAGTTGCTGATCAGCCACAATGAGCAAAACAATCAGGAGGTTCCCAGTTAgtgacataataaaaacaatcagGAAGAGGACAAAAAGAAGAGGCTGCAGTTCAGGGAGATTCCCAAATCCCAAGAGAATGAATTCTGTGATAGCTGTctggttttcttcttctctatCCAACATTGGTCTTGTGTCAAACAAATGTGACATCAACTATAAAATGTGAGCTGAAATACAGACATTTTGATGTAGGAGAACCATGAATTATATTTTGTGCATGCAATTTTCTTGTAAACGCAACAGGGATATCAGTGAAATCCATCAAAAGTGAACAATGAAATGGATTTATTTCAGTCTGTTTGATCCCTAGCTTGGTACAGGTGGTTgctataaatgttttttttttctttcctatttTTCTCCAGCAAAAAGTTTTTTGGTTAGTTTGACATGACCCCATTACCCCCAAATAGATATGTacattattttgaaatgtttgttaTTTACATATCATTTGATGTATAATAACTGCTTTCCCAAATTCATAACAACCGCTCTCGCTTCTTCTCCTATGGTGAGTTCATTGCTTATATGCTGGCAGAGGCAAGCAATGGGATGAATGAACTAGGAAATGTTGTGCCTGTTCATTTACCCTCTCCCCAAGCTTATCACAAAGATTCTAGGCAGTGTTGCTCCTCTACCTCAGAGAGTCTGTTGTGGAGAGCAACACCCATCCTgttgggaaattccattccaccttaagttgcagacgtTTGAGATTGTTACATGTCCTATGTCTGTTTACATACCAGCaaagattgctgggaacttccattgtgtatagcttttgcttttgtgaCTCTCTCTcatagcagaaagagagagatgacATGTTTTCTGTGTCATGATCTATGAGTAATAAATCCATAGCTTATTAGTATGTTTCCACAAGCATCACGCCTATTCTGTTGGCGCCATTGGCTATGCAAATATAGTGTGCTCAGGCTTTAAAGTCTGAGTCACTGATTTATGTTTCACGAGAGATCGGGCTGGAAGGGCATGATCCAACTGagggctagccagctggcttcCCGACCCCCGAAGGATGCTGACACATTCACCCTGCAGAATGTGCAGAGGGAGAGCTGTGAGCCATAGAGATAAACAGTTCTGAACTTTGTGTGCAGCAGTTAGCAGGAGGCAAAAGCAGATAGTGGACTTGAAGCAATTGCATTGTCCTTAGGAGTTGATGGGATGGAAGGGGGGAGAGTTTGTGCAGGTGGGACAGCACCACCCCATGTTGCCCTAATGACTAGCATCCATGGTCAGTCCTTCTTGACACCCCCTTTACCCTTTCTTTCTTATTCAAATGTGTGGTCCTTTTTGCTTCTGGACCCCTGCATTGTTGCCCAAAATAAAATGTGACCTTAAGAATGAAAAAGTTTCCCTACTCCTGGTCTGGATCAAATCCAATATAACAAAAGCATCATGAATGCAACCAAAAGATATACATTTAGTTTTTATTATGAGTCTTCATTATTCAAGCTCTCAATAGGACAACATGAAATATTTTGCCAAAAATAAGCTCCACTTTTCTAAATTGGGAGGAGGGTTGGATTGAGATATGAAAACATTTTAGTAGATTGCCTTCACCTCAGAGCTAGACTCCATATTTGCTACTGATGTTCATCCAATTATCCTTGAATTAAAAAAACTGATGTATCCCAAAGACATATAAGAGTTTTAAAAATGGCACCACACTGCAGAGAATAGCAGTGTTTGATAACTTACCTGTAGCAAATCTTTGTTATATTC is a genomic window containing:
- the LOC117057922 gene encoding olfactory receptor 11A1-like, with the translated sequence MLDREEENQTAITEFILLGFGNLPELQPLLFVLFLIVFIMSLTGNLLIVLLIVADQQLHTPMYFFLGNLSGMETCYSLIILPKMLANLITGERTISVCGCTAQFYFFGSCAGIETYLLAAMSYDRYLAICRPLHYSTIMHGRFCVQLMAATWINSLLANFIVIIMMAQLSFCGPNVIDHYFCDFIPIVKLSCSDTSMVEITTFFFNFIFTVAPFLLTLTSYVCIIATILRIPSTTGRKKAFSTCSSHLIVVCIFYGTLIIVYMLPDSPTLRGLNKVFSIFYTILTPLVNPLIYSLRNQEVHRALRRIWKKLAISSSN